ATTCTCTGGTCCACTTCTCTTTGAATCCACATAATTAATAGACCATCTAAAGGCTTCTTAAAACATTCTATTAACCATAACACCCCCGTCCaacccaaaagaaaaaaagaaaagaaaagaagaaaacagaaAGATGAAAATAATGCATATGAAACTTCTTTACTCTTCTTTCTTTTCATCACCCTTCTCTCCTTTATCTTTGTCATCACAGATTCACCAATCTATAAGATGAGGACACTTCCTGCCCTGAACCACCAAATTCTTCAGTTATCCGCACTCAACTTGTCATCTAGTTGATCTTCATCCCAGATAATTGGGTATAGCATTTTAACAAGTGATATGCATTAAGCATCAAAATATTACCAAGGCCACTATCAAGATAAGTtttgaacattttcttttcttcatcacatcaaaaTGAAGTACATTTCTAATGCATTCTAATATTATTTCTGTCATTCTTTCTAGTTTTACTCTGGCCTAAAAACAAAATGAGGAAGGCAGAGATCCATATCTGTTTTGACTAGtatctaataaaataaatttgatatcagCAAGTCAACCAACTTAAATGGGTTCAGCATATCAAGAATGAACAGAAACATATGTGCTAAGCATCATTAAAAAAGGCTGatttacaaaaataaattaagagaaaTAGAAGAGCAACAAGCAACTGATGCCCTTCTAAAACCATGGATGATGAGAAAAGGATTCAGATAAAGTGGAGAAGATCATAACTGGTTGCTGCTCCCTACTTGCAGTGCAATCTTCCATGCACTGGCCTGTACACCACTTGCATTAGAAAAATCGGGCGGGTGGTGGGGGTGGGTGGGTGGTGGTGGGGTGCGgcggggtgtgtgtgtgtgtggtggagGAAGTGGGAGGTGGGAGGAAAATGAGATGTGACTTGAGTCTTGCAACTCACAACTTCCATGAGTCAACAGAATGAGTTCTGTTAATTTCTTACAAAAAGTTCTGAGactaagaaaaaagagaaaagaggagacaagcaaacaaataaaagagatgagaaaaggaaaaaaaaatagaagaagagaaacgaaagaagagaaaaaagaaaggaaaagcaaaagagaaaaaatattttgttttccaGTGGACTATAtttgtttaaaatttttattgacTCAAGAAAAATGTCAATAAATTTGTAAGCATCAACATAACAACCCATTATAATACAGAATTAGGTCACTTAAAGAAGTTCTAAACTTCTGATTCTTCACATATTAATGCTTCGCTAAAATCAACTGCTATAAAATCCATATCTTGCTCCTCTAAGAAGTTGACAATCTGTCGTTAGTGTGATGCTGATTTCAACAGCAGCCATGTGCTGAAATACATCCTAAAAGTATCCATACTTATGAAAAATACAGTATAACCCACCATTGCACCTCTGGGTAAGCAAATTCGACCAAAGCAGAAAACTTATTTATGCTATCAATTACAAagcaaaagaaattaaaaagaaagaCTAAATGATGCAAGAAATCAATCAGGAAACACACTGTGTAAATGAAGTAACATACACATCTCCAAACACATTCTCTTGCATATGCCTAAATATGACCAGTAAGGATACTGAATCACAAAAAATAGGCTTTCCAACATCTATTTACGTTATACACGACAAAGATAGATAATCACATTGAGTTAACTGTATATATCACAGTGACCTTTCTGACCATTCACCATCTCTATCATCTATAAACAAAAAACCATCGTTCCCACACACTCCAATTCAGTTTTTATTCCAGTTGCACGAGAACAAGCTCCTCCGTAATTTTTATGGCATTATGACGCTAATCATACACACAAATTTCTGTTATGAACAGATAAGAACTGCAAACATCCCTAGAACGACAATGCAACATCAACCCTAGCAGATGCAAAGTTAAAACTACGATCAGTTACGCTTACGCTTGTAATCGCTCCATGTGCCGTAGGCGAACAAGCGAAGCACATCCAGTGACGACGAATACTGCGTTCCCTTCAACTGCATGACGGATTAAAATAGTCTAGAAACTCGGAAAAGAAAAGAATCCGAGAATTGGATGGTCAACAACAGAGCAGGAACGGAAAGGGGATGGAGGAGGTCACGAACCCTGGCAAGGCTGGGGACGGAAAGGATCTCGGAGAAGGCGAAGAGGAAGGGATGGGCGGTGGCCTCGAGGATGAGGCCGGCGAGGTTGGGAGCGGCATCGTAAAGCGCCGCCGCTCGCTTCACGAAGTCATCGATGATCTCCGATTGCCTGCGCTCCATGTccatcccctcccctcccctcccgtgAGATCGATGGGATGGTGGCTCGAGGTTTGTTGGGACCCCTTTAAGGTTTGTCGCGTGAGAGCAACGGGTGATGCCCATCGCGCCCAACCTTGACGCTTTATGACGGTCGAGCCGAACCCAAAACCCATTGCGGGCGACTCAAACAACATATGGAGCCAACACCACCGCTACAAGCAGACAACACAGCCAGTGGGCTGACTCAGCTACTTCTAAAACGCTGCAGCGAAGGGAGATTCCATGACATAACAAGTCTTCCCTCGATCCAAAACagcgagacaattaaagcagggacAGCGGAGAAACCGTGCAATGGCACATGCCCTCTTTTCCTCACCTCCGCCACGGCCTGATGCTTTATCGTGACGCATGTAAGGTGTTTGTGTTTTTGACCCGCCAATGAAACGCCgagaaagataaagaaaaaggagGACGGAAGGAAAGATGGGGTCGCGAGTTAAAAGGGTGAGGCGAAGGCTGCAGTGATCCTTTGATTTCTGTGAACAATGGAGGCCTGTCTTGGCCGGTGCTTTCCTCTTTTTTGAGTCTCGGTCTTTACCTCTTGTCAGTCTGTTTTCGGTAGGTGCGTGGAATTGGCGCCACGGACGGACGGCAGAGTCGGTCGGGGGATGGGGTGCACGGCGTCGCGGGTGGAGAACGAGGACACGGTGCGGCGGTGCAGGGAGCGGCACCGCCTCATCAAGGAGGCCGTGCACTCCCGCCACCACTTTGCCTCCGCCCATTCCGACTACCTTCGCTCCCTCCGCGATGCCGCCGCCGCCCTCACCCGCTTCGCCCTCGGCGAGCCCCTCGGCGTCTCCGAGCACGCCCCTCCGGTTCTCCTCCGCTCCTCCGCAGGCCCATCCACGCTCCCGCCGCCCACGCCCCAGCCACATCCGCCGCCTCCCCCTCCATTCTACTTCTCCTCTTGCTCCTCCCCTCCTTCGCCCTCTCCCGGCATTCAGCTCCCTCGCGTCCTCCCCGTCTCCGGTTCCACCGACACCAACCTTCGCAATCCCTCAGTGGCCGCCCCTCCGGGGCGCTTCGCGGCCATGAACTCTACGTATCCCGCCAGCCCCTCCCATTCCTCCTCCGCCTGGTCTACCTGGGACTGGGAGTACTTCTACCCTCCCTCTCCCCCAAGTTCCGAGTTCTTTGATCGTCGGAGAGCCGAGCTCGAGGAGAAAAATCGCGATCAGCACCATCATCTCGCCATGGAGGTAGAGAAgatggaaggaggaggagggagggaagAGGTCCACTGCCGCCAATGGGGTGAGCCCCACTCGAGCTCCACCAGCTCCTCCACCAGATCCGACGACGAGGAGCCGGAAGCGGATAAGGACTCGAGATCCACCGCGATCTACGCCAGATCCGACTACAACGGTGCCTCGGAGCGAAGCCGGTTGACGCCATCGGAGATCGGGTCTCTCACAGCGACGGTGGTGAAACCACAGCAGTGGGTAAGGTCGGAGGCCGGATCGTCTTCAGCGCAGTGGAAGGCAGGGCGGCAGATAATCTCCTGCGCCTCCGCCGCTGCAGCGGAGGAGCTCAAGGTGGTGGTTCGCCACCGCAACCTGGCGGAGATCGTGGCAGCGATCGACGAGTACTTCGCGAAGGCCGCTGCCGCGGGCGACGCGGTCTCCGATCTCCTCGAGACCGGCCACGCCCGGTTCGACCGCAACTTGTCTCATCTAAAGAGTTAAGTCCCGTCCATGTACTGGTGGTCATTTATTTCTAGAATTtaagaattttaaatattaaattatttcatatatgtatatatatattattttctcaGAGACGGTGTACCATTCAAATGGTGTACTGAGAGCGCTATCGTCGAGTTGGACATCGAAGCCGCCACTGGCGATACGGTATCAGTTGAATACGGAAGCCATGGAGTCGGGTGGAGGAAAGAAGAGCCACTGTTGTACCTTGGAACAACTCTTGGCGTGGGAGAAGAAGCTCTTTGAGGAGGTGAAGGTAGGATTGTGTTTCATGTGTGTTCACGAGGAGAGTTGATGTTGATTGTTTGATGATCTCATGATTTCAGGCTAGAGAAGGTGTGAAGATCGAGCATGAGAAGAAGCTATCGACTTTGCAGAGCCTCGAATGCAGGGGAAAAGATGATTCGAAGCTGGACAAAACCAAGACTTCCATAACTAAACTGCAATCGCTAATCGTAGTCACATCTCAAGCCGTGACTACCACCTCTTCTGCTATCACACGAGTCCGTGACGACGAGCTCGCACCGCAGCTTTTCGAGATCTGCTACAAGTGAGTTGAGAAATCTGATGCATGCACATTACATTTATCAAATCTGATATGCAAGTTTGCATGCAGCCTTCTGAGTATGTGGAAGCAAATGAACCGATTTCATGAAGCTCAAAACCATGTCGTCCAACAAGTGCGTGGTCTCGTGAACGGCGCCTTCGCTGGTGCGACCACATCTGACCTCCACAGGCTTGCCACGCGTGACCTCGAAGCTGCCATTTCAGCTTGGCATTCCAGCTTTGACCGCCTGATTAAGTACCAAAGAGACTACGTCAATGCGCTGTATGGTTGGCTCAAGCTGACCCTTCTCCGAGTCGGCGGCGGTGACGATATCCAGGAAGATCACTCTTCTCCCCTCTCGATTGCACTCACTGCCTTCTGTGATGAATGGAAGCAGGCACTCGACCGACTGCCTGATAAGGTTGCCTCCGAGGCGATCAAAAGTTTCATGAGTGTCATCCATGTCATCTGCACAAAACAGGCGGAGGAGCTAAAGATTAAGAAGCGGGCTGAGACATACTCCAAAGAGTTGGAGAAGAAGTCGACGTCGCTGAGAAGTATCGAAAAGAAGTACTACCAATCCTACTCGACGGTCGGTATCGGCCTTCCCGGCGGTGGGAATGAGAACAACGGGCATGTGTTGTTCGACGCGCGTGACccgctggcagagaagaagctggAGATCGCCGCTTGCCGAAGAAAGGTGGAGGACGAGATGGTGAAGCATGCCAAGGCAGTGGAGGTCACAAGATCCATGACACTAAACAACATCCAGACGGGCCTGCCCGGGGTGTTTCAGGCCATCACCGGGTTCTCGGGCTTGTTTGTGGAGGTTCTTGAAGCTGTTTGCCGACGAGCTGGGTCGTTTTAGTAACAAGACCCGTTCCCTAGTTTTGGCTGCTTGGATTGTCCACATTACTCGAGAAAAGAAGTA
Above is a genomic segment from Musa acuminata AAA Group cultivar baxijiao chromosome BXJ3-4, Cavendish_Baxijiao_AAA, whole genome shotgun sequence containing:
- the LOC103983064 gene encoding protein ROLLING AND ERECT LEAF 2 isoform X2, whose translation is MGSRVKRSVFGRCVELAPRTDGRVGRGMGCTASRVENEDTVRRCRERHRLIKEAVHSRHHFASAHSDYLRSLRDAAAALTRFALGEPLGVSEHAPPVLLRSSAGPSTLPPPTPQPHPPPPPPFYFSSCSSPPSPSPGIQLPRVLPVSGSTDTNLRNPSVAAPPGRFAAMNSTYPASPSHSSSAWSTWDWEYFYPPSPPSSEFFDRRRAELEEKNRDQHHHLAMEVEKMEGGGGREEVHCRQWGEPHSSSTSSSTRSDDEEPEADKDSRSTAIYARSDYNGASERSRLTPSEIGSLTATVVKPQQWVRSEAGSSSAQWKAGRQIISCASAAAAEELKVVVRHRNLAEIVAAIDEYFAKAAAAGDAVSDLLETGHARFDRNLSHLKKTVYHSNGVLRALSSSWTSKPPLAIRYQLNTEAMESGGGKKSHCCTLEQLLAWEKKLFEEAREGVKIEHEKKLSTLQSLECRGKDDSKLDKTKTSITKLQSLIVVTSQAVTTTSSAITRVRDDELAPQLFEICYNLLSMWKQMNRFHEAQNHVVQQVRGLVNGAFAGATTSDLHRLATRDLEAAISAWHSSFDRLIKYQRDYVNALYGWLKLTLLRVGGGDDIQEDHSSPLSIALTAFCDEWKQALDRLPDKVASEAIKSFMSVIHVICTKQAEELKIKKRAETYSKELEKKSTSLRSIEKKYYQSYSTVGIGLPGGGNENNGHVLFDARDPLAEKKLEIAACRRKVEDEMVKHAKAVEVTRSMTLNNIQTGLPGVFQAITGFSGLFVEVLEAVCRRAGSF
- the LOC103983064 gene encoding protein ROLLING AND ERECT LEAF 2 isoform X1; its protein translation is MGSRVKRSVFGRCVELAPRTDGRVGRGMGCTASRVENEDTVRRCRERHRLIKEAVHSRHHFASAHSDYLRSLRDAAAALTRFALGEPLGVSEHAPPVLLRSSAGPSTLPPPTPQPHPPPPPPFYFSSCSSPPSPSPGIQLPRVLPVSGSTDTNLRNPSVAAPPGRFAAMNSTYPASPSHSSSAWSTWDWEYFYPPSPPSSEFFDRRRAELEEKNRDQHHHLAMEVEKMEGGGGREEVHCRQWGEPHSSSTSSSTRSDDEEPEADKDSRSTAIYARSDYNGASERSRLTPSEIGSLTATVVKPQQWVRSEAGSSSAQWKAGRQIISCASAAAAEELKVVVRHRNLAEIVAAIDEYFAKAAAAGDAVSDLLETGHARFDRNLSHLKKTVYHSNGVLRALSSSWTSKPPLAIRYQLNTEAMESGGGKKSHCCTLEQLLAWEKKLFEEVKAREGVKIEHEKKLSTLQSLECRGKDDSKLDKTKTSITKLQSLIVVTSQAVTTTSSAITRVRDDELAPQLFEICYNLLSMWKQMNRFHEAQNHVVQQVRGLVNGAFAGATTSDLHRLATRDLEAAISAWHSSFDRLIKYQRDYVNALYGWLKLTLLRVGGGDDIQEDHSSPLSIALTAFCDEWKQALDRLPDKVASEAIKSFMSVIHVICTKQAEELKIKKRAETYSKELEKKSTSLRSIEKKYYQSYSTVGIGLPGGGNENNGHVLFDARDPLAEKKLEIAACRRKVEDEMVKHAKAVEVTRSMTLNNIQTGLPGVFQAITGFSGLFVEVLEAVCRRAGSF
- the LOC103983064 gene encoding protein ROLLING AND ERECT LEAF 2 isoform X3 encodes the protein MGCTASRVENEDTVRRCRERHRLIKEAVHSRHHFASAHSDYLRSLRDAAAALTRFALGEPLGVSEHAPPVLLRSSAGPSTLPPPTPQPHPPPPPPFYFSSCSSPPSPSPGIQLPRVLPVSGSTDTNLRNPSVAAPPGRFAAMNSTYPASPSHSSSAWSTWDWEYFYPPSPPSSEFFDRRRAELEEKNRDQHHHLAMEVEKMEGGGGREEVHCRQWGEPHSSSTSSSTRSDDEEPEADKDSRSTAIYARSDYNGASERSRLTPSEIGSLTATVVKPQQWVRSEAGSSSAQWKAGRQIISCASAAAAEELKVVVRHRNLAEIVAAIDEYFAKAAAAGDAVSDLLETGHARFDRNLSHLKKTVYHSNGVLRALSSSWTSKPPLAIRYQLNTEAMESGGGKKSHCCTLEQLLAWEKKLFEEVKAREGVKIEHEKKLSTLQSLECRGKDDSKLDKTKTSITKLQSLIVVTSQAVTTTSSAITRVRDDELAPQLFEICYNLLSMWKQMNRFHEAQNHVVQQVRGLVNGAFAGATTSDLHRLATRDLEAAISAWHSSFDRLIKYQRDYVNALYGWLKLTLLRVGGGDDIQEDHSSPLSIALTAFCDEWKQALDRLPDKVASEAIKSFMSVIHVICTKQAEELKIKKRAETYSKELEKKSTSLRSIEKKYYQSYSTVGIGLPGGGNENNGHVLFDARDPLAEKKLEIAACRRKVEDEMVKHAKAVEVTRSMTLNNIQTGLPGVFQAITGFSGLFVEVLEAVCRRAGSF